One genomic window of Paraburkholderia acidiphila includes the following:
- a CDS encoding GntR family transcriptional regulator: MSAERELIAGMPAVTLTLEPINATASLRDQAYAKLKQAIAETDIYRSRDEIRLDEKDLTEKLGVSRTPVREAMTLLEQEGFLRTVPRRGVYILRKTRKEIVEMIYMWAALESIAARLATQRASDDDIAGLRRMFATFGDSTPSDHIEEYSEANIMFHQSLVELSKSPIIVDTIKNIFMHVRAIRRMTIAQSDRASRSIVEHMRIIEALEARDTERVEQLVRQHSIELALFVEANCDFLD; encoded by the coding sequence ATGTCCGCCGAAAGAGAACTCATCGCAGGGATGCCTGCAGTCACCCTGACGCTGGAGCCGATCAACGCGACCGCTTCGCTGCGCGATCAGGCTTACGCGAAGCTCAAGCAGGCCATTGCCGAAACCGACATCTACCGCTCGCGAGACGAGATCCGTCTGGATGAGAAGGATTTGACCGAGAAGCTGGGCGTGAGCCGTACGCCCGTGCGCGAAGCGATGACGCTACTGGAGCAGGAGGGGTTTCTGCGCACGGTGCCCCGACGCGGTGTTTACATCTTGCGCAAGACGCGCAAGGAGATCGTGGAGATGATCTATATGTGGGCCGCGCTCGAAAGCATCGCCGCGCGTCTGGCCACGCAGCGCGCTTCGGACGACGATATTGCAGGCCTGCGGCGCATGTTCGCGACCTTCGGCGATTCGACGCCCTCGGACCATATAGAAGAGTACTCGGAGGCGAACATCATGTTCCACCAGTCGCTGGTGGAGCTTTCGAAGTCGCCCATCATCGTCGACACCATCAAGAACATCTTCATGCATGTGCGCGCGATCCGGCGCATGACGATCGCGCAGAGCGATCGCGCGTCGCGCTCGATCGTGGAGCACATGCGCATTATCGAAGCGCTCGAGGCGCGCGACACCGAACGCGTCGAGCAGCTCGTGCGGCAGCACTCGATAGAACTCGCGCTGTTCGTGGAAGCCAACTGCGATTTTCTGGACTGA
- the oxc gene encoding oxalyl-CoA decarboxylase, whose amino-acid sequence MAEAGINEAQQNPVSEAQQTTDGFHLVIDALKLNDIDTIFGLVGIPITDLARLAQAEGMRFIGFRHEQNAGNAAAVAGYMTKKPGICLTVSAPGFLNGLTALANATTNCFPMILISGSSEREIVDLQQGDYEEMDQLNAAKPYAKAAYRVLHAEDIGVGIARAIRAAVSGRPGGVYLDLPAKLLAQTIDAVKGQQSLIKVVDAAPRQIPAPDAVQRALDVIRNAKRPLILLGKGAAYAQADAQIRELVEKSGIPYLPMSMAKGLLPDTHEQSASAARSFVLAEADAVVLIGARLNWLLSHGKGKTWGAAAGPKKFVQIDIAPTEIDSNVAIEAPVIGDIGSCVEALVAGIGNDFPKPPAEWLAAVAERKNKNLEKMAATLAKSPSPMNFHSALRAIRDVLKTRPDINVVNEGANTLDYARSIIDMYQPRKRFDSGTWGIMGIGMGFAIGAAVTSGTQVVAIEGDSAFGFSGMELETICRYNLPVCTIVFNNNGVYRGTDVNPTGGCDVAPTVFVKNARYDKMIEAFGGIGHQATTPEELTGALLEAIASGKPTLINAVIDESAGTESGRLTNLNPQSAAMKK is encoded by the coding sequence ATGGCAGAAGCAGGCATCAACGAGGCACAGCAGAACCCTGTGTCCGAAGCGCAGCAAACGACCGACGGTTTTCATCTCGTCATCGACGCGCTGAAACTCAACGATATCGACACGATCTTCGGTCTCGTCGGTATTCCGATTACCGATCTCGCCCGCCTCGCGCAGGCCGAGGGCATGCGCTTCATCGGCTTCCGGCATGAGCAGAACGCCGGTAACGCCGCAGCTGTCGCGGGCTACATGACGAAGAAGCCGGGCATCTGCCTGACCGTTTCCGCGCCGGGCTTCCTGAACGGCCTCACGGCACTGGCCAACGCGACAACGAACTGCTTCCCGATGATCCTCATCAGCGGGTCGAGCGAGCGCGAGATCGTCGACCTCCAGCAGGGCGACTACGAAGAGATGGATCAGCTCAACGCCGCGAAGCCTTATGCCAAGGCTGCGTACCGTGTGCTGCACGCGGAGGACATCGGCGTGGGCATCGCGCGTGCGATTCGCGCCGCGGTCTCGGGCCGCCCCGGCGGCGTGTATCTCGACCTGCCGGCCAAGCTGCTCGCACAGACTATCGACGCCGTGAAGGGGCAACAGTCGCTCATCAAGGTCGTCGATGCGGCGCCGCGCCAGATTCCCGCACCGGATGCGGTGCAACGCGCTCTCGACGTGATCAGGAATGCGAAGCGTCCGCTGATCCTGCTCGGCAAGGGCGCCGCCTACGCCCAGGCCGACGCGCAGATCCGCGAACTGGTCGAAAAGAGCGGCATTCCGTATCTGCCGATGTCGATGGCCAAGGGCCTGCTGCCCGATACGCACGAGCAATCGGCATCGGCCGCGCGCTCGTTCGTGCTGGCCGAGGCGGACGCCGTGGTGCTGATCGGCGCGCGCCTGAACTGGCTGCTCTCGCATGGCAAGGGCAAGACCTGGGGCGCAGCAGCCGGACCGAAAAAGTTCGTGCAGATCGACATTGCCCCCACGGAAATCGATAGCAACGTCGCGATCGAAGCACCCGTGATCGGCGACATCGGTTCATGCGTGGAAGCGCTCGTCGCAGGCATCGGCAACGACTTCCCGAAGCCGCCGGCAGAGTGGCTCGCAGCGGTTGCCGAGCGCAAGAACAAGAACCTGGAAAAGATGGCCGCGACGCTCGCGAAGAGTCCGTCGCCGATGAACTTCCACAGCGCGCTGCGCGCCATTCGCGACGTGCTCAAGACGCGCCCCGACATCAACGTGGTCAACGAAGGCGCGAACACGCTCGACTACGCGCGCAGCATCATCGACATGTACCAGCCGCGCAAGCGCTTCGACTCGGGCACGTGGGGAATCATGGGCATCGGCATGGGCTTCGCGATCGGCGCGGCCGTGACGAGCGGCACGCAGGTCGTGGCGATCGAGGGTGACAGCGCGTTCGGCTTCTCGGGCATGGAACTCGAAACGATCTGCCGCTACAACCTGCCGGTCTGCACCATCGTGTTCAACAACAACGGCGTGTATCGCGGCACGGACGTCAATCCGACCGGCGGCTGCGACGTCGCGCCCACGGTGTTCGTGAAGAACGCGCGCTACGACAAGATGATCGAGGCCTTCGGCGGCATCGGCCATCAGGCGACCACGCCCGAAGAACTCACGGGCGCGCTGCTCGAGGCGATCGCGTCGGGCAAGCCCACGTTGATCAACGCCGTCATCGACGAATCGGCCGGGACCGAAAGCGGCCGCCTCACGAATCTGAATCCGCAAAGCGCGGCCATGAAGAAATAA